Proteins co-encoded in one Candidatus Korarchaeum sp. genomic window:
- the wecB gene encoding UDP-N-acetylglucosamine 2-epimerase (non-hydrolyzing) — MRLIISVGTRPEIIKMAPLYEALSKLNEMELLLVHTGQHYDWEMSGIFFKELGVEEPHVNLNIGSDDQVSQTSAVMKEIGKIIESYEPDGVIALGDTNSVLGTAIAASKMEVPFIHVESGLRSYDFSMPEEINRRISDHLASLNFAPTSRAFSNLMEEGISPKATFLSGNTIVDSVTKVLRKVSAKRTLEKFDLDGAQPLVTLTLHRKENTEYEHKLIGVLKALEELDDITFVWPIHPRTQKALKTFDLWNKLKSLKNVRILEPLGYLDFLGLLISSDLIMTDSGGVQEEAVTLKRPCIILRENTERPEIIEMGFGEIAGTNPAAIVSLVRKYLYQADLIERLKRAPNPFGDGNASKIIASVIERIWDLRSLRKPPTFKGGSPHYLAFRVEESMRGYTVASLREACGYDVVSIYDASGRSIHFDEGTPLLPNYIVRVRGDPVNYGRFRKFVKI, encoded by the coding sequence ATGAGGCTGATCATCTCGGTGGGGACCAGACCCGAGATAATCAAGATGGCGCCCCTCTATGAAGCCCTGAGTAAGCTGAATGAGATGGAACTTCTCTTAGTTCATACCGGGCAGCATTACGACTGGGAAATGAGCGGCATTTTCTTCAAGGAGCTGGGAGTTGAGGAACCACACGTTAACCTCAATATAGGATCGGATGATCAGGTATCACAAACATCCGCAGTTATGAAAGAAATTGGAAAGATAATTGAGAGTTATGAGCCCGATGGAGTGATAGCATTAGGAGATACTAACTCCGTCTTGGGGACAGCGATAGCGGCATCTAAGATGGAAGTCCCCTTCATCCACGTGGAATCTGGTCTGAGGAGCTACGATTTCTCGATGCCTGAGGAGATAAACAGGAGGATCTCCGATCATTTAGCGTCATTGAATTTCGCACCGACATCCAGAGCTTTCTCAAATTTGATGGAAGAGGGCATATCCCCTAAGGCAACTTTCTTGAGTGGGAATACTATAGTGGACTCCGTTACTAAGGTCCTGAGGAAGGTTTCCGCTAAGAGGACTTTAGAGAAGTTCGACCTTGACGGAGCTCAGCCCCTAGTGACTTTGACTCTCCACAGGAAGGAGAATACTGAATATGAGCATAAGTTAATAGGGGTATTGAAGGCTCTAGAGGAGTTAGATGATATCACTTTCGTCTGGCCAATTCACCCCAGGACTCAGAAGGCACTCAAGACATTCGACCTATGGAATAAACTGAAGTCCCTGAAGAATGTCAGGATACTGGAGCCTCTCGGCTATCTGGATTTCTTAGGGCTTCTTATTTCCTCGGATCTCATAATGACTGACTCTGGGGGAGTTCAAGAGGAAGCCGTTACTCTTAAGAGGCCCTGTATAATCTTGAGGGAGAACACAGAGAGGCCTGAGATCATAGAGATGGGTTTCGGGGAGATAGCCGGCACGAACCCAGCGGCTATAGTATCCTTAGTTAGGAAGTACCTCTATCAAGCGGACTTAATAGAGAGACTTAAAAGAGCGCCTAACCCGTTCGGGGATGGAAACGCATCTAAAATAATAGCTTCAGTTATAGAGAGGATATGGGATCTCAGGTCCCTGAGAAAGCCACCCACTTTCAAAGGAGGTTCTCCTCATTACCTGGCCTTCCGTGTAGAGGAGTCTATGAGAGGCTATACTGTAGCGTCTCTCAGGGAGGCCTGCGGTTACGATGTCGTGAGTATCTATGATGCTAGCGGTAGATCTATACATTTCGATGAGGGGACCCCCCTACTCCCAAATTACATAGTTAGAGTGAGAGGGGACCCTGTGAACTACGGGAGGTTCAGAAAATTTGTGAAGATCTGA
- a CDS encoding ATP synthase subunit C — protein MISRRKLALYLALGLPLLLLPLSFSIVAAQQTATEEISGLKFIGMALAIVGSTIAAGIALYGVAIGGSALLAENPKAFTQVLILGGLAEGVAVYGLLVAFLIMGG, from the coding sequence ATGATCTCGAGGAGGAAGCTGGCCCTTTATCTCGCCCTGGGACTCCCGTTGCTGTTGCTCCCGCTATCATTCTCTATAGTAGCGGCTCAACAGACAGCTACAGAAGAAATTAGTGGCTTAAAGTTCATAGGTATGGCTCTAGCAATCGTGGGAAGTACTATTGCAGCAGGTATAGCTTTGTATGGTGTGGCTATCGGAGGAAGCGCCCTTCTGGCTGAGAATCCTAAGGCTTTCACTCAAGTACTGATATTAGGGGGTCTGGCTGAGGGAGTCGCCGTTTACGGGCTTCTGGTGGCCTTCCTGATAATGGGAGGGTAA
- a CDS encoding V-type ATPase subunit has protein sequence MLRNAKIKYLVVRTHGLSSHLIDPSELRSWIFIEDDRALFDKISQTSYGGFFEKPEDLSDPVKIEEVTMRVNFIRANKLISIARASPLENILRVYMSKYDLENIRRIVFSLLFGRLERVSLLPHPGYLYDTAKLSKAERLEDLLDLIEERKLSSLVSNWLSGDRNISELDLILTKAYIDSLIGPLKRGTPLYEIIRSYLENMTLGLLLKAKYLRISNDLIIRALSGVPFKKLLEAVNQSGDLSDFLDKLLNIAPYREVSIEVRDSLRDVGEPWVIEHSVLKRAYTEAVRISMMSPMSEAYIISYLISSEWESQSLRTVLFGRISGVSKDILYQLLSPKGE, from the coding sequence ATGCTTAGGAATGCTAAGATAAAGTATCTCGTAGTTAGAACACACGGCCTTTCCTCCCATTTGATAGATCCATCTGAACTCAGGTCTTGGATATTCATAGAGGATGATAGAGCTCTCTTCGATAAGATATCCCAGACATCTTATGGCGGCTTCTTCGAGAAGCCGGAAGATCTATCGGATCCCGTCAAGATAGAGGAGGTCACTATGAGGGTCAACTTCATCAGAGCTAATAAGCTCATATCTATAGCGAGAGCTTCCCCCCTGGAGAATATCCTCAGAGTCTACATGAGCAAGTACGACCTTGAGAACATCAGAAGGATCGTATTCTCACTGCTCTTCGGTAGATTGGAGAGGGTAAGCTTGTTACCTCATCCTGGCTACTTGTACGATACCGCTAAGCTCTCGAAGGCGGAGAGGTTAGAGGATCTACTCGATCTCATCGAGGAAAGGAAGCTCTCATCCTTGGTATCGAACTGGCTCTCTGGAGATAGGAATATATCCGAGCTGGATCTCATACTGACTAAGGCTTACATAGACTCCTTAATCGGACCCCTCAAGAGGGGCACTCCCCTATATGAGATAATACGCTCCTACTTAGAGAACATGACCCTAGGCTTATTACTCAAGGCTAAGTATCTCAGGATAAGTAATGACCTCATAATCAGAGCGCTCTCCGGGGTCCCTTTCAAGAAGTTATTAGAGGCCGTTAATCAGTCTGGAGATCTGTCGGACTTCTTAGATAAGCTCCTGAATATAGCTCCATATAGGGAAGTATCCATTGAGGTCAGGGACTCCCTGAGAGATGTAGGCGAGCCATGGGTCATAGAGCACTCAGTACTCAAGAGGGCTTATACAGAAGCGGTGAGGATCTCTATGATGAGTCCTATGAGCGAGGCTTACATAATATCTTACCTGATCTCATCGGAGTGGGAGTCCCAGAGCCTCAGGACTGTGCTCTTCGGTAGGATAAGTGGTGTCTCCAAGGATATACTCTATCAACTCTTATCGCCTAAGGGTGAATAA
- a CDS encoding V-type ATP synthase subunit D, whose product MSFRSVGRVLPTKGFLIRLRERTRLLKSGVEALKMKRDQLVRECQSLIPDLKRRSDIERKLEDAYKILRLAYSAAGPEEMKKAALLTTPLLTEMRVRSVIGVEVPEIKVVGLSLATSPSLNAVVIAASRKFADAIREMMPLVNSEAKFERIATALADTMRKVNALEKIVIPDHEAAIRYIEEMLEEESLEEFIMLKKYREIKRGE is encoded by the coding sequence ATGAGCTTCAGATCCGTGGGGAGGGTACTCCCCACAAAGGGGTTTTTGATAAGGCTTAGGGAGAGGACAAGGCTCCTCAAGTCGGGAGTGGAAGCTCTGAAGATGAAGAGGGACCAGTTAGTCAGGGAGTGCCAGTCACTGATACCGGATCTCAAGAGGAGGAGCGATATAGAGAGGAAGCTCGAGGATGCTTATAAGATCCTTAGGCTCGCTTATTCAGCTGCTGGGCCTGAAGAGATGAAGAAAGCTGCTTTATTGACGACCCCTCTCCTCACGGAGATGAGAGTGAGGAGCGTGATAGGGGTAGAGGTACCAGAGATCAAGGTCGTCGGTCTGAGTCTAGCTACTTCCCCTTCCCTAAATGCCGTAGTCATAGCTGCTTCTAGGAAATTCGCTGATGCTATAAGGGAGATGATGCCCTTGGTGAATTCTGAAGCTAAGTTTGAGAGGATTGCCACTGCTCTAGCTGATACTATGAGGAAAGTGAACGCTTTAGAGAAGATAGTCATTCCGGATCATGAGGCCGCTATAAGGTACATAGAGGAGATGCTGGAGGAGGAATCCCTTGAGGAGTTCATCATGCTCAAGAAGTATAGGGAGATAAAGAGGGGAGAGTAA
- a CDS encoding V-type ATP synthase subunit B, with translation MSIKGLAFRGIDQVKGPLVIMRGVPGVAYEEVVRIYSEDGREWLGQVLEAGRDKVVIQILGDTEGLDTNAIVKFTGSTLKIPVSDEVLGRVFNGAGEPIDGGPQIRAEDFRDINGAPINPVKRDYPDEFIETGISAIDGMLSLIRGQKLPIFSESGLPHNEVAAQIARQAVVLGREEKFSIVFAAVGLKYDDVLFFRRQFEEFGALSRSVLFLNLANDPVIERITTPRVALTVAEYLAFDLGMDVLVIIDDMTNYCEALRELSSAREEVPSRKGYPGYMYSDLASIYERAGRIIGRPGSITFMPILTMPGGDLTHPIPDLTGYITEGQIFLDLDLHNRGIYPPINVLPSLSRLMKDGIGPGKTREDHKEVSDQLYAAYSQGTKARELVQIVGEAGLSQRERLYLEFARRFEREFVSQGFKERRTIEETLNIAWDILSILPESELTRISEKTISKYHPRRRLLVER, from the coding sequence ATGTCTATCAAAGGACTCGCTTTCAGAGGTATAGATCAAGTTAAGGGCCCCCTCGTCATAATGAGGGGGGTTCCGGGCGTAGCTTACGAGGAAGTGGTCAGGATATACTCCGAGGACGGGAGGGAGTGGCTCGGCCAGGTACTAGAGGCCGGGAGGGATAAAGTCGTCATACAGATACTAGGGGATACCGAGGGGCTAGATACTAATGCGATAGTCAAGTTCACTGGATCGACTCTCAAGATACCTGTATCCGATGAAGTCCTCGGCAGGGTCTTCAATGGGGCGGGTGAGCCCATCGATGGAGGCCCCCAAATAAGGGCGGAGGATTTCAGGGACATAAACGGGGCACCGATAAACCCTGTGAAGAGGGATTACCCCGATGAGTTCATAGAGACAGGGATAAGCGCAATAGATGGTATGCTCAGTTTGATAAGGGGTCAGAAGTTGCCTATATTCTCGGAATCAGGGCTCCCGCACAATGAAGTCGCTGCTCAGATAGCGAGACAAGCCGTCGTCCTCGGGAGGGAGGAGAAATTCTCCATAGTATTCGCCGCCGTGGGACTCAAGTATGACGATGTTCTCTTCTTCAGGAGACAATTTGAGGAATTTGGGGCCTTAAGTAGGTCTGTTCTCTTTCTAAATCTTGCAAACGATCCTGTTATTGAGAGGATAACTACACCTAGAGTTGCCCTAACGGTAGCTGAGTATCTAGCATTTGATCTAGGGATGGATGTCCTAGTAATAATCGATGATATGACAAATTACTGCGAAGCTTTACGAGAACTCAGCTCAGCTAGAGAAGAGGTCCCGAGCAGGAAGGGGTATCCGGGATACATGTACAGCGATCTAGCTAGCATATACGAGAGGGCTGGTAGGATCATCGGTAGACCAGGTTCGATAACATTCATGCCGATACTCACGATGCCCGGAGGGGATTTGACTCACCCGATCCCAGATCTCACGGGTTACATAACTGAAGGGCAGATATTCTTGGATCTCGATCTGCATAACAGGGGGATATATCCACCTATCAACGTGCTGCCCAGCCTCAGCAGGTTGATGAAGGATGGGATAGGACCTGGGAAGACTAGAGAGGATCACAAGGAAGTATCTGATCAACTTTATGCTGCATATAGCCAGGGAACCAAGGCTAGAGAGCTCGTCCAGATAGTTGGAGAGGCTGGGCTCAGCCAGAGGGAGAGGCTGTACTTGGAATTTGCCAGGAGGTTTGAGAGAGAATTCGTTTCCCAGGGTTTCAAGGAGAGGAGAACTATAGAGGAGACGCTCAACATAGCATGGGACATACTATCAATCCTCCCGGAGTCCGAGCTCACTAGGATAAGTGAGAAGACCATAAGCAAGTACCACCCGAGGAGGAGGCTCCTAGTGGAAAGGTGA
- a CDS encoding V-type ATP synthase subunit A yields the protein MLEQAYVERGVIVHVKGPVVIAEGMRGSKIREVVYVGEERLIGEIVRIEGDRAIIQVYEPTGGVKAGEPVERTGEPLSAELGPGLLGQVLDGLGRPLEVIAGKAGGPFIVRGIKSPTLPRDRKWHWVPQVKRGDLIHQGDVLGKVKEGPIDHKIMLPPNIPRARVLEIYPEGDYTIEEGIALIEHIGGKEELKMYQKWPVRNPRPFKEKLDPSELLITGQRVIDTFFPIVKGGTSAVPGGFGTGKTVTLHQISKWADADVVVYVGCGERGNEMTDLLHTFPKLVDPKTGRPLLERSILIANTSNMPVPAREASIFMGVTYAEYYRDMGLHVVLTADSTSRWAEALRELSSRLEEIPSEKGFPAYLPDFIASFYERAGRVKVIGNRDEIGSIAIIGAVSPSGGDLNEPVTQHTMRYVGAFWALDKDLAFKRHFPSINWLRSFSKYAPALRNWWINATGHDMIEYRERAMSLLQAASGLEEVARVVGEAALSDENRLVLLSAELIKEGFLVQSAYHEVDTYCSPKKQAILLKTLLEFYDRAKPLIEAGVPMSKIAEMRSLGLLRRLKFVPEEEFEAAVRDAISQLEAEISSLLAEVR from the coding sequence ATGTTAGAGCAAGCTTATGTTGAGAGGGGCGTCATAGTCCATGTGAAGGGGCCCGTCGTTATAGCTGAGGGGATGAGGGGCTCGAAAATAAGAGAGGTCGTTTACGTCGGGGAGGAGAGACTGATAGGGGAGATCGTGAGGATAGAGGGGGATAGAGCTATCATACAAGTATATGAACCTACGGGCGGTGTTAAAGCAGGAGAGCCTGTTGAGAGGACTGGAGAGCCGCTTTCAGCTGAGCTAGGGCCTGGGTTGCTGGGGCAGGTGCTAGATGGACTCGGTAGACCATTAGAGGTAATCGCTGGGAAAGCAGGAGGTCCTTTCATAGTCAGGGGGATCAAATCCCCGACACTACCCAGAGATAGGAAGTGGCACTGGGTACCTCAGGTGAAGCGGGGCGATTTAATTCACCAAGGGGATGTCCTCGGGAAGGTCAAGGAGGGACCGATAGACCATAAGATAATGCTCCCGCCCAATATTCCGAGGGCTAGAGTCTTGGAGATTTATCCGGAGGGAGATTACACAATAGAGGAAGGGATCGCCCTAATAGAGCATATTGGAGGAAAAGAGGAGCTTAAGATGTATCAAAAATGGCCTGTGAGAAACCCAAGACCATTCAAAGAGAAATTAGACCCTAGCGAACTCTTGATCACTGGTCAGAGGGTCATAGATACGTTCTTCCCGATAGTCAAGGGAGGGACCTCCGCCGTTCCGGGAGGCTTCGGGACCGGGAAAACTGTCACTTTACATCAGATATCGAAGTGGGCTGATGCTGATGTAGTCGTCTACGTCGGATGCGGGGAGAGGGGTAATGAGATGACAGACCTTCTCCATACATTCCCGAAGTTAGTGGATCCCAAGACGGGGAGGCCATTATTGGAGAGGAGTATCCTCATAGCTAATACTAGCAATATGCCGGTGCCCGCGAGAGAGGCTAGTATATTCATGGGGGTCACGTACGCTGAGTACTATAGGGATATGGGACTTCACGTAGTGCTGACAGCTGATTCTACTTCGAGATGGGCCGAAGCCCTGAGGGAGTTGAGCTCCAGATTGGAGGAGATACCATCCGAGAAGGGGTTCCCTGCCTATCTGCCGGACTTCATAGCTTCCTTCTATGAGAGGGCTGGGAGAGTTAAGGTAATCGGGAATAGGGATGAGATAGGTTCTATAGCTATAATCGGTGCTGTCAGTCCCTCCGGAGGCGACCTCAATGAGCCAGTGACTCAGCACACGATGAGATATGTAGGCGCTTTCTGGGCTCTCGATAAAGATCTCGCATTTAAGAGGCACTTCCCATCGATAAATTGGCTTAGAAGCTTCTCAAAATATGCTCCTGCCTTGAGGAACTGGTGGATAAATGCGACAGGTCACGATATGATCGAATACAGGGAGAGAGCTATGTCCTTACTGCAAGCAGCATCTGGTTTAGAGGAAGTCGCCAGAGTAGTGGGTGAGGCAGCCCTTTCCGACGAGAACAGACTCGTTCTCCTGTCCGCTGAGCTCATAAAGGAGGGATTCTTAGTTCAGAGTGCGTACCATGAGGTCGATACTTACTGTTCCCCCAAGAAGCAAGCGATCCTCCTCAAGACATTACTCGAGTTCTATGATAGAGCTAAGCCTCTAATAGAGGCGGGCGTCCCGATGTCTAAGATAGCTGAGATGAGATCCCTCGGGCTCTTGAGGAGGCTCAAGTTCGTACCTGAGGAGGAGTTTGAGGCAGCTGTGAGGGATGCTATCTCCCAGCTCGAGGCGGAGATATCATCCCTGTTGGCGGAGGTGAGGTAG
- a CDS encoding V-type ATP synthase subunit E, translating to MSEVTEVADSQAIVRAILKVAEDRAGAILGEARRRAREIVESAKREAEQIVRARRERAEREMREEIARRKSAAEVEANQRILRVKKEIIDDLIRLLQERLQSIADGEDPNWDYREILRDYCLEGIKALGGGEIYLIGREKDRELLEEIARELGANVKVDPRSLPIIGGVILRDSRDERRYYNTFDGRLRGYLERKMPYIIERIFGGI from the coding sequence GTGAGTGAAGTCACTGAAGTCGCGGATTCTCAAGCTATCGTTAGAGCTATCCTGAAGGTAGCGGAAGATAGAGCCGGGGCCATACTAGGGGAAGCCCGGAGGAGAGCGAGGGAGATAGTGGAGTCAGCTAAGAGAGAAGCTGAGCAGATAGTGAGAGCTAGGAGGGAGAGAGCTGAGAGGGAGATGAGGGAAGAGATCGCTAGGAGAAAGAGTGCTGCTGAAGTAGAAGCAAATCAAAGGATTTTAAGAGTGAAGAAGGAAATTATCGATGATCTAATTAGGTTATTGCAGGAAAGACTCCAATCTATAGCTGATGGTGAGGATCCTAACTGGGACTATCGTGAGATCCTGAGGGATTACTGTCTAGAAGGCATAAAGGCTCTAGGAGGGGGAGAGATTTACTTGATCGGGAGGGAGAAGGATAGAGAGCTTCTAGAGGAGATAGCTAGGGAGCTAGGTGCGAATGTTAAAGTCGATCCTAGGAGCCTGCCGATAATAGGTGGGGTAATCCTGAGGGATTCTAGAGATGAGAGGAGGTATTACAATACCTTCGATGGCAGGCTGAGAGGCTATCTAGAGAGGAAGATGCCTTATATAATTGAGAGGATCTTCGGGGGGATTTAG
- a CDS encoding CYTH domain-containing protein, whose protein sequence is MLEREVKLRVSHSEFLRSLESLGLNYEIISSDFQEDIYLDFDDCRLMLSDVALRIRIAGGSVSITYKGPRSIVNGEKLREEIEGFLGSDTCDSILKVLGISLKCPSELEKVIEYLKEYGITEKLRVRKLRRELRVNGVSGRVYLDVVEGLGEFVEVEGEGAIDLIRRLNMTCRIVTPSYADILHAIEH, encoded by the coding sequence TTGCTCGAGAGGGAGGTCAAGCTGAGGGTGAGTCATTCAGAATTCTTGAGATCTTTAGAGTCTTTAGGGTTGAATTATGAGATAATTAGTAGCGATTTCCAGGAAGATATTTACTTAGATTTCGATGACTGTAGGCTCATGTTGAGCGATGTCGCCCTCAGGATAAGGATAGCGGGGGGAAGCGTCTCAATCACTTACAAGGGTCCTAGGTCTATCGTGAACGGAGAGAAACTGAGGGAGGAAATAGAAGGGTTTTTAGGCAGTGATACATGCGATTCTATATTAAAGGTCCTCGGTATTTCACTTAAGTGCCCTAGTGAGTTAGAGAAGGTGATAGAATATCTTAAGGAGTACGGGATCACTGAGAAACTCCGCGTCAGGAAGTTGAGGAGGGAGCTGAGGGTTAATGGGGTCTCGGGGAGAGTATATTTGGATGTTGTAGAGGGATTGGGGGAGTTCGTAGAAGTGGAGGGGGAAGGGGCTATAGATCTCATCAGGAGATTGAATATGACCTGTAGGATAGTTACTCCGAGTTATGCCGATATTTTACATGCTATTGAGCATTGA
- a CDS encoding amidohydrolase, which translates to MEILIKRLKFLVTQDDDRRILRDKDILIKEGVIEKIGDLHESADEVIDGRDLVAIPGLINTHTHIPMTLFRGVADDIPLFPWLSEKIWPMEANLRPHHIRAGTELGILESVRTGTTTIFDMYFFEDVIAEVFREFGVRGVLASAIIDFGTPECKNFEECLKIADSFVSRWMNDPLILPCYGPHAPYTVSQSNLIEIASRAGAWIQMHVSETEGEVKEIKGKYGKSPVKLIEEAGILGKRTVLAHLVWPDSEDLHIIARSGSLISHNPVSNLKLSSGIAPVPEMIERGVRVSLGTDGAASNNSLDMFETMKTASIIQKVRKMDPTVMPAQLILDMATRIPAEYLPWKIGRIVEGYEADIVLLNTKVPWWNPLHSVISHLVYSAKSTDVKYVLVKGKILLYDGSFRIKEEEKIYEEAEKSSIDLLERSGVTSMLNSM; encoded by the coding sequence ATGGAGATACTCATCAAGAGGCTGAAGTTCTTAGTGACCCAAGACGATGATAGGAGGATCTTGAGGGACAAGGATATCTTGATTAAGGAAGGAGTAATTGAGAAGATCGGGGATTTGCATGAATCAGCTGATGAGGTCATAGATGGAAGGGACCTCGTTGCGATCCCTGGGCTCATAAATACGCACACTCATATACCTATGACACTATTCAGAGGTGTGGCTGACGACATCCCCCTCTTCCCCTGGCTCAGTGAGAAGATATGGCCGATGGAGGCTAACTTAAGGCCCCATCATATAAGAGCTGGCACTGAGCTTGGGATCTTGGAATCCGTGAGGACGGGGACCACGACGATATTCGATATGTACTTCTTCGAGGATGTCATAGCAGAAGTTTTCAGGGAATTTGGGGTCAGAGGTGTGCTAGCATCAGCTATAATAGATTTTGGAACTCCTGAATGTAAAAATTTCGAAGAATGCCTCAAAATAGCGGATTCTTTCGTGAGTAGATGGATGAATGACCCCTTAATCCTGCCCTGCTACGGACCACACGCCCCTTACACTGTCTCGCAATCTAACTTAATTGAGATAGCTAGTAGGGCAGGGGCGTGGATCCAGATGCACGTATCGGAGACTGAGGGCGAAGTCAAGGAGATTAAGGGGAAGTATGGAAAGAGTCCAGTCAAGCTCATCGAGGAAGCAGGTATTCTAGGTAAGAGGACTGTTCTAGCCCATCTTGTATGGCCAGATAGTGAGGATCTCCATATAATAGCTAGATCAGGGTCTCTGATCTCACACAATCCCGTAAGTAACCTCAAGCTCTCCTCAGGGATCGCGCCAGTGCCTGAGATGATAGAGAGAGGGGTTAGAGTATCCCTAGGGACGGATGGAGCCGCTAGCAATAACTCCTTAGATATGTTTGAGACGATGAAAACAGCCTCAATAATACAGAAAGTTAGGAAAATGGATCCCACTGTGATGCCTGCTCAGTTGATCCTAGATATGGCAACTAGGATACCAGCTGAGTACTTGCCTTGGAAGATAGGGAGGATAGTGGAGGGTTATGAAGCGGATATAGTGCTCCTGAACACCAAGGTCCCTTGGTGGAACCCGTTACACTCAGTGATATCCCATTTAGTGTACTCAGCTAAATCGACTGACGTGAAATACGTCCTAGTCAAGGGGAAGATCTTGCTCTATGATGGGAGTTTCAGGATCAAGGAGGAGGAGAAGATATATGAAGAAGCTGAGAAAAGCTCAATAGATCTACTCGAAAGGTCAGGTGTAACTTCAATGCTCAATAGCATGTAA
- a CDS encoding pyruvate synthase subunit beta, producing MSLTIHDLRKRSSSYLPGSAACPGCGAAIAFRIASRVLGPNTVYVVPACCFSIIQSPYPRSAISAPVLNFAFAAAAAAASGVYRAYKFQGKDVNVVVWAGDGGTVDIGIQALSGAAERGEDIIYICYDNEAYMNTGIQRSGATPKGAVTKTTPTGKREMPKDMPMIVAAHGVPYVATASVGYPFDLANKLEKAKKMRGFKYIHILSPCPPGWDFPVEKTAELGKLAVDTYFWPLYEIENGKLRITVKPRKRPIRDFLSMQGRFESLKDEDIEELEKRITEKWNLLLQLESLGKIF from the coding sequence ATGAGCCTCACGATACATGATCTCAGGAAGAGGAGTAGCTCTTACCTCCCAGGTTCAGCTGCATGCCCTGGATGTGGAGCTGCTATAGCTTTCAGGATAGCCTCAAGGGTCCTGGGGCCTAATACTGTGTATGTAGTCCCAGCATGCTGCTTCAGCATAATACAATCGCCATACCCTAGGAGCGCGATATCAGCCCCCGTCCTCAACTTCGCTTTCGCGGCAGCTGCTGCAGCAGCATCAGGAGTTTACAGAGCTTATAAATTCCAAGGGAAGGATGTGAACGTGGTAGTCTGGGCTGGCGATGGGGGCACAGTAGATATAGGGATACAAGCCCTATCCGGGGCGGCCGAGAGGGGGGAGGACATAATTTACATCTGTTACGATAATGAGGCCTACATGAATACGGGAATACAGAGATCCGGAGCTACGCCCAAGGGAGCTGTGACGAAGACTACGCCCACGGGTAAGAGGGAGATGCCTAAGGACATGCCTATGATAGTCGCTGCCCATGGGGTGCCCTACGTCGCTACTGCGAGCGTCGGCTACCCATTTGACCTCGCGAATAAGTTAGAGAAAGCTAAGAAGATGAGGGGATTCAAGTACATTCACATACTCTCTCCATGCCCCCCTGGATGGGATTTCCCAGTCGAGAAGACAGCCGAGCTTGGGAAACTCGCTGTAGATACATACTTCTGGCCTCTTTATGAGATAGAGAATGGGAAGCTGAGGATAACTGTAAAGCCTAGGAAGAGGCCTATTAGGGACTTCCTCAGTATGCAGGGGAGATTTGAATCATTAAAGGATGAGGATATTGAGGAGTTGGAGAAGAGGATCACTGAGAAGTGGAACCTCCTACTTCAACTCGAGAGCCTCGGGAAGATCTTCTAA